The Nitrospira sp. KM1 genome includes a window with the following:
- a CDS encoding nucleotidyltransferase family protein: MSDAARSQILNLATTIDSWRAVVELARYHGVAPLMYRALRLVCPDLVPKEPLDALRSLTQAGALLNRSLAQELIHLCQAFDEQSVPVIPFKGATLAVAAYGDLALRDFDDLDFIVPKERASDAQQVLWAQGYRPRDRSHGPMHAEEPYHVFVKKQSLLRIDLQWTMAHERFSFRLDRPEIWDHLLPVSIGGVQIRALAPEELLIVLCVHGSKHAWEQLKWVADVSELLRSHRVDWRRVFAVAKKWKCRRMLVLGLMVAYRLLDAPLPGSVVAGLAREGEVAALAGRMPKSLLTRPQEGIDDQDNAALYLSLKDSRWNRWNFGLTLLRDDHPVVHDPPAWLRAGSSLTILAGIFQPLRRCAAQSRHVKRLLRAVGRLHEHAP, translated from the coding sequence ATGAGCGATGCCGCGCGGTCGCAGATCTTGAATTTGGCGACTACGATTGACAGCTGGCGGGCGGTCGTTGAGCTGGCCCGTTATCATGGAGTCGCACCGCTCATGTACCGCGCACTTCGTCTGGTCTGTCCGGACCTCGTTCCTAAAGAACCGCTGGATGCATTGAGAAGTTTAACCCAGGCGGGGGCGTTGTTGAACCGATCGCTCGCGCAGGAGTTGATTCACCTGTGCCAGGCGTTTGACGAGCAGAGCGTCCCCGTCATCCCGTTTAAGGGAGCGACGTTGGCGGTGGCGGCCTATGGCGATCTCGCCCTTCGTGACTTTGACGATCTGGATTTCATCGTGCCGAAGGAGCGCGCGTCGGATGCGCAACAGGTCTTGTGGGCGCAGGGGTATCGTCCCCGGGACCGCTCGCATGGTCCAATGCATGCCGAGGAGCCGTATCATGTCTTTGTGAAGAAGCAGAGCTTGTTGCGAATCGACCTGCAATGGACCATGGCGCACGAACGGTTCTCGTTTCGGCTCGACCGGCCTGAAATCTGGGACCATCTGTTGCCTGTTTCAATCGGCGGCGTTCAGATCCGTGCCCTCGCGCCTGAGGAATTGCTGATCGTGTTATGTGTCCACGGTTCGAAGCACGCCTGGGAACAGCTCAAATGGGTCGCCGACGTATCCGAATTGCTCCGCTCTCATCGGGTGGATTGGAGGCGGGTGTTTGCCGTGGCCAAGAAATGGAAATGCCGCCGGATGTTGGTGCTCGGACTGATGGTGGCGTATCGATTATTGGACGCTCCTCTTCCTGGTTCGGTTGTCGCTGGCCTTGCCCGCGAGGGCGAAGTGGCTGCGCTGGCGGGACGGATGCCCAAGAGCCTACTGACACGTCCGCAGGAAGGCATTGATGACCAGGACAACGCCGCACTGTATCTGTCTCTGAAGGATTCCCGGTGGAATCGATGGAATTTCGGATTAACCCTGCTCCGTGACGACCATCCTGTCGTGCATGATCCACCCGCTTGGCTTCGTGCAGGCTCCTCACTGACCATCTTGGCGGGGATATTCCAGCCGCTGCGCCGATGTGCGGCGCAGTCCCGACATGTCAAGCGACTGCTGAGAGCCGTAGGGAGACTTCATGAGCATGCCCCGTAA
- a CDS encoding peroxiredoxin, with the protein MKRLVLIAGVLLCPLLVTQLLFAAGFFKIGEKAPGFQLTAITGEPVSLDAVKGKVVVLGLFHICDPCMMQGTNLQKVYEATQGKNVAVIGINSNGNSKKDVGEFLSAFPVKVTYPYLLDPGKVTDKLYGGGKFIPNVYVIDQQGVIKWQRVGNMDLAGADVILAEVEKLLTAGSSAM; encoded by the coding sequence ATGAAACGGCTGGTTCTCATCGCAGGCGTGCTGCTGTGTCCGCTGCTTGTGACACAGCTCCTTTTCGCCGCCGGCTTTTTTAAGATCGGAGAGAAAGCCCCCGGATTCCAACTCACGGCCATTACAGGCGAACCGGTTTCGCTGGATGCTGTCAAAGGGAAGGTCGTCGTGCTAGGGCTTTTTCATATTTGTGATCCCTGCATGATGCAAGGCACTAATCTGCAAAAGGTGTACGAGGCCACGCAAGGCAAGAACGTTGCCGTGATTGGTATCAATTCCAACGGCAATTCAAAGAAAGATGTCGGAGAATTTCTGTCCGCCTTTCCTGTGAAGGTGACCTATCCCTATCTCCTTGATCCGGGAAAAGTCACGGATAAGCTGTATGGGGGCGGCAAATTCATTCCCAACGTGTACGTCATCGATCAACAGGGGGTGATCAAGTGGCAACGCGTCGGGAATATGGACCTGGCTGGAGCGGATGTGATTCTGGCTGAAGTAGAAAAACTCCTCACGGCCGGTTCATCTGCGATGTAG
- a CDS encoding tetratricopeptide repeat protein yields the protein MTTLKNGLSEDLNRQGNEHFSHGNYTDAYTCYAKALECDRLTGDRRALAATLGNLGNICAVSGRREAAQEYYQEVLELQKILGDEKGIGTTLANLGNLRADAGEWTRARAYYLEALDLMTKTRDEAAKAVLYSDLGLVSRETGKFDDAVRQYERSLTLMRRLGNQGGIADAWRMLARTFLMQQRYDDAIACCQTSLSVAERSRDDLRTGGARYILAQCYEELGRLEEAGALLEQVVAMDRKYQLPKLQENVGRLERLRERVAALASLELKESRS from the coding sequence ATGACAACACTGAAGAACGGTCTGTCCGAAGACCTTAACCGTCAGGGAAACGAGCATTTCTCGCATGGCAACTATACCGATGCCTACACGTGTTATGCCAAAGCGCTTGAGTGCGACCGTCTTACCGGCGATCGGCGTGCTTTGGCCGCCACGCTTGGCAATCTCGGGAATATCTGTGCTGTCAGCGGCAGGCGGGAGGCGGCTCAGGAGTATTATCAGGAAGTATTGGAGCTGCAAAAGATTCTAGGCGACGAAAAAGGAATCGGTACGACATTGGCCAATCTGGGAAACTTGCGGGCCGATGCTGGTGAGTGGACCCGTGCCAGAGCCTATTATCTCGAGGCGCTCGATTTGATGACCAAGACTCGTGATGAAGCGGCGAAGGCGGTTCTCTATTCGGACTTGGGCTTGGTCTCACGGGAGACCGGTAAGTTTGACGATGCGGTCCGGCAGTACGAGCGCTCGCTGACGTTGATGCGCCGCTTGGGCAATCAAGGCGGAATCGCCGATGCCTGGCGAATGCTGGCCCGCACCTTTCTGATGCAGCAACGATACGATGACGCGATCGCCTGTTGCCAGACCAGCTTGTCCGTCGCGGAACGCTCCCGAGATGACCTGCGGACAGGCGGCGCCCGCTATATTCTCGCCCAATGTTATGAGGAACTCGGCCGGCTGGAGGAGGCCGGTGCGCTGTTGGAACAAGTCGTCGCGATGGATCGAAAGTACCAGCTGCCGAAATTGCAAGAAAATGTCGGACGGCTCGAACGTCTTCGGGAACGGGTTGCCGCTCTCGCATCCCTCGAATTGAAAGAATCCCGCTCATGA
- a CDS encoding methyltransferase: protein MVLQADRRQHVMKAIRTFEEFRDALHAYRLPRVMIAALELNVFTTLDRRTWALPDLARELKVSERGLRILCRTLATAGLLVKSGNRYRNGPLGATGLNANHPSFHGAYLELLRNHWHSWSRVTESVRTGLPLDRDHSDEPDYRRQFTWAMHHRTLEIAPKIAAHLSLKGAGSLLDLGGGPGTYALAFLAKNRGLHATVCDRPAALDVAREIAATHTAGKRLSFIPLDLLSDEIPGTYDVIWYSNVLHIYSPEENRTVFRKAKAALSPGGRLIIQDAFLHDPQGIYPVDASLFAVSMLLFTETGDTYSVKDVTAWLANEGFTAIRSLRMKKENEDWEGGILEARNAAVPVRRRRRPSR from the coding sequence GTGGTGCTGCAGGCAGATCGGCGGCAGCATGTGATGAAGGCGATCCGCACCTTCGAAGAATTCCGCGATGCGCTGCATGCCTACCGGCTGCCGCGCGTCATGATTGCCGCGCTCGAACTCAATGTGTTCACGACGCTCGATCGCCGGACATGGGCACTTCCCGATTTGGCTCGCGAACTGAAAGTCAGCGAACGAGGCCTTCGTATTCTATGCCGGACTCTTGCGACGGCTGGCCTGCTCGTGAAGTCAGGGAATCGATACCGCAATGGCCCTCTTGGCGCCACGGGGTTGAATGCGAACCACCCCTCTTTTCACGGAGCATACCTGGAATTGCTGAGAAACCATTGGCATAGTTGGTCGAGAGTGACGGAATCCGTTCGAACCGGCTTGCCGTTGGATCGCGACCATTCAGACGAGCCCGATTATCGACGGCAATTCACCTGGGCCATGCACCATCGGACGCTCGAAATCGCACCCAAGATTGCCGCTCATCTTTCCTTGAAGGGTGCCGGATCGTTATTGGACCTCGGCGGCGGCCCGGGAACGTATGCCCTCGCCTTTCTGGCGAAGAATCGGGGATTGCATGCAACCGTCTGCGACCGGCCGGCGGCGCTCGATGTCGCCAGGGAAATTGCGGCCACGCATACCGCAGGGAAAAGACTTTCTTTTATCCCGCTCGACCTGCTGTCGGATGAGATCCCGGGAACCTACGACGTCATTTGGTATTCAAATGTGCTGCACATCTATTCGCCTGAGGAAAACCGTACAGTATTCCGGAAGGCCAAGGCCGCGTTGAGTCCCGGCGGAAGGCTGATCATTCAGGATGCCTTTCTCCATGATCCTCAGGGGATCTATCCGGTGGATGCCAGCTTGTTTGCGGTGTCCATGCTGCTGTTCACGGAGACTGGCGACACATACTCCGTCAAAGATGTCACCGCGTGGTTGGCCAACGAAGGGTTTACCGCGATCCGGTCGCTCCGGATGAAGAAGGAGAACGAAGATTGGGAGGGTGGAATCCTCGAAGCGAGGAACGCTGCAGTGCCTGTACGAAGGAGACGCCGCCCATCACGATGA
- a CDS encoding thiol-disulfide oxidoreductase DCC family protein yields MRNERPQTNQLLIYDGRCRMCVTAKEGLERLSDDGGSHPVRMITYHSDEARQALKGCYREGRPEAAFLVKPDGTISSGLDAFLPLLPGLKGGRFLVVLFRMSWVRTLGNVVYRVIAKHRYRLFGEVTKGSS; encoded by the coding sequence ATGAGGAATGAGCGACCGCAAACGAATCAATTGCTGATCTATGATGGGCGGTGCCGCATGTGCGTGACGGCGAAGGAGGGATTGGAACGACTGAGCGACGATGGTGGATCCCATCCCGTACGAATGATCACGTACCATAGCGACGAAGCGAGGCAGGCATTGAAAGGGTGCTATCGGGAGGGCAGACCTGAAGCCGCATTTTTAGTCAAACCGGACGGGACGATTTCAAGCGGACTCGATGCGTTTCTCCCTTTACTGCCGGGTTTAAAGGGTGGACGGTTTCTCGTCGTCCTTTTCCGTATGTCATGGGTGAGGACGTTGGGGAATGTCGTCTATCGAGTTATTGCCAAGCATAGGTACCGGCTGTTTGGCGAAGTTACAAAAGGTTCATCGTAG
- the recG gene encoding ATP-dependent DNA helicase RecG yields the protein MWRSTEPKPPEPFRQWLDRLARPIEFASRDACAHLPNVKNLGSFVSSQVMQTLSEHVYPRAVEAALLKLRALFADDVQLSLQERQARLQEAIVIVKALRGMERDSDRAWHEPEPVAVVRGERRSEPQALWTLPIRYVKGVGPKRTALLQRLGIETVEQALWTIPWRYEDRSVMTPIGQLTPGMPASICGTIVRSDVKRAKHRRLTILDVYIEDTTGRMQAVFFNQPYLETLLTVGTRVMMSGRVVAGARGWVETRMEVSQYEVVGSESENPLHVGRIVPIYHETKGWTSRQMRLLIRDLLDAYLDNLQEILPIPVRARQRLPPYHQAVEEIHFPKRETQVEQLERGTSPAHRRLAFEELFVFQLALAMRRRSVQEETKTVRFNPKTPGIRRLARALPFTLTDAQQRVIREILDDMGSPRPMNRLVQGDVGCGKTIVALHAMVLACGSGYQAALMAPTEILAEQHYRNMKGLLESLGLSIVLVSGRGRGAQRKATRELVRSGRAHVAIGTHALIQEGVTFSKLGLAVIDEQHRFGVLQRKNLGEKGYKPDVLVLTATPIPRTLAMTVYGDLDVSTIDQMPPARKPVRTFLYSEFQRSRAYQVVKDELRAGRQAYVVYPLVEESEKTDLRAAMQGAEQLQRGELADFKVAVLHGRMKPEEKDRVMTAFKNGAVQVLVSTTVVEVGVDVANATVIMIEHAERFGLAQLHQLRGRVGRSERQSYCLLMASRTVGVVGGKARSSGEPASAARARLEALVRSTDGFVIAEEDLRIRGPGEMFGLRQWGMPEFHVANVARDADILLQARHEAVALLKLDSHLNAPMHRGLKEAVHRRWEKKLDLGSVS from the coding sequence ATGTGGCGCTCAACCGAGCCCAAGCCCCCCGAGCCGTTTCGCCAATGGCTGGATCGTCTGGCTCGTCCGATCGAGTTCGCCAGCCGGGATGCGTGTGCGCACCTGCCCAACGTCAAAAATCTCGGAAGTTTTGTTTCGTCGCAAGTCATGCAGACCCTATCCGAGCATGTCTATCCGCGTGCGGTGGAGGCGGCGCTCCTGAAGCTCAGGGCGCTATTCGCCGACGATGTGCAGTTGTCGCTGCAAGAGCGCCAAGCCCGCCTGCAGGAGGCCATCGTCATCGTGAAGGCATTGCGGGGCATGGAGCGGGATTCCGACCGTGCTTGGCATGAGCCGGAACCCGTCGCAGTAGTCCGTGGGGAAAGACGGAGCGAACCCCAGGCCCTATGGACGCTTCCCATCCGATATGTGAAGGGCGTAGGCCCCAAACGGACTGCTCTTCTCCAGCGATTGGGAATTGAGACCGTGGAACAGGCGTTGTGGACGATTCCCTGGCGCTACGAGGACCGATCGGTCATGACTCCCATCGGACAGTTGACGCCCGGCATGCCGGCGTCGATTTGTGGGACCATCGTGCGGAGCGACGTCAAACGCGCCAAGCATCGCCGTTTGACGATCCTGGACGTCTATATCGAGGATACGACCGGCCGGATGCAGGCGGTATTTTTCAATCAGCCGTACCTGGAGACGCTGTTGACAGTCGGCACCCGTGTCATGATGAGCGGGCGCGTGGTTGCCGGAGCGCGGGGCTGGGTTGAGACCAGGATGGAAGTGTCCCAGTACGAAGTCGTTGGATCAGAATCCGAAAATCCTCTTCACGTGGGCCGGATTGTTCCCATATACCATGAGACAAAAGGATGGACTTCGCGGCAGATGCGACTCCTGATACGGGACCTGTTGGATGCGTATCTGGACAATCTGCAAGAGATTCTTCCTATTCCTGTACGCGCGCGCCAGCGTCTTCCTCCATACCATCAGGCTGTCGAGGAAATACATTTTCCAAAACGGGAGACCCAGGTCGAACAACTGGAGCGTGGTACGTCGCCGGCCCATCGTCGGTTGGCATTCGAGGAGCTGTTCGTGTTCCAGCTGGCGCTGGCGATGCGTCGACGCTCGGTCCAGGAGGAGACGAAGACGGTCCGGTTCAATCCGAAAACGCCGGGGATTCGCAGGTTAGCTCGTGCGTTGCCCTTCACCTTGACGGACGCGCAACAACGGGTCATTCGGGAAATTCTCGATGATATGGGCTCTCCTCGGCCTATGAACCGGCTGGTTCAGGGTGATGTTGGGTGCGGAAAGACCATTGTGGCGTTGCATGCGATGGTATTGGCCTGCGGATCGGGGTATCAGGCAGCCTTGATGGCCCCTACTGAAATTCTTGCCGAGCAGCACTATCGAAATATGAAAGGATTGCTGGAGTCGCTGGGGCTGTCGATCGTCCTCGTGAGCGGCCGCGGGCGCGGGGCGCAACGGAAAGCGACGCGGGAATTGGTGCGGTCGGGCAGAGCCCACGTGGCGATCGGCACTCACGCACTGATTCAAGAGGGCGTCACATTTTCCAAACTAGGATTGGCGGTCATCGATGAACAGCACCGCTTCGGAGTGCTCCAGCGAAAGAATCTCGGTGAAAAGGGGTATAAGCCGGATGTGCTCGTCCTGACGGCCACGCCGATTCCACGTACGCTGGCCATGACGGTCTATGGAGATCTCGATGTATCGACGATCGATCAGATGCCTCCTGCCAGAAAGCCGGTGAGGACATTTCTCTATTCGGAATTCCAACGGAGCCGGGCGTATCAAGTCGTGAAAGACGAGTTGCGCGCGGGCAGGCAGGCGTATGTCGTCTATCCGCTCGTCGAAGAATCCGAGAAAACCGACCTGCGGGCGGCGATGCAGGGAGCCGAACAGTTACAGCGCGGGGAATTGGCGGACTTCAAGGTTGCGGTGCTGCATGGCAGGATGAAACCGGAGGAAAAGGACCGTGTGATGACGGCGTTCAAGAACGGAGCTGTTCAGGTGCTGGTCTCTACGACGGTTGTGGAGGTCGGCGTCGATGTGGCCAACGCCACCGTGATCATGATCGAGCATGCGGAGCGATTTGGTCTGGCACAGTTGCATCAACTTCGCGGGCGTGTGGGGCGCAGCGAACGGCAATCCTATTGCCTACTGATGGCATCCCGGACCGTTGGTGTTGTGGGAGGAAAAGCCCGTTCGTCCGGGGAGCCTGCTTCTGCGGCCAGGGCCCGGCTGGAGGCGCTTGTACGATCGACCGACGGATTCGTGATTGCCGAAGAAGATCTTCGCATCAGGGGTCCAGGTGAAATGTTTGGGCTTCGGCAATGGGGCATGCCGGAATTCCACGTCGCGAACGTCGCCCGAGACGCCGATATTCTTCTGCAGGCACGGCACGAGGCCGTCGCCTTGCTCAAGCTGGACTCTCATTTGAACGCGCCAATGCATCGTGGCTTGAAGGAGGCTGTCCACCGGCGCTGGGAGAAGAAATTGGATTTGGGTTCGGTCAGCTGA
- a CDS encoding Ppx/GppA phosphatase family protein, with protein sequence MSAKRLAGVDIGTLTCRLLIADVPERGPLNELHSERRILRLGEGVDGTGGLAEPAMERVIRCLIDWRRVIEDYRVSGMTAVATSAVRDANNRFEFLERIRREAGFSVEILSGEEEAHRTMLGIRAGLPEGRDDVLAIDIGGGSTEFIRARKDGSLHARSVDIGVVRLCERMLRHDPPTDEEVRSARRWIRESVLNALSNFPSQGCRGFVGTAGTITSLAAMAQGLSRYEPARIHNYRLTLDAIVGLETKLLALSSANRAGLPGLEKGREEVIAAGAIIIRTIMETLGETICLVSDAGLREGVIIHLGMQPTGMEM encoded by the coding sequence ATGAGTGCAAAACGTCTGGCTGGTGTCGATATCGGTACATTGACCTGTCGGTTGCTCATCGCGGATGTTCCGGAGCGCGGTCCGCTCAACGAACTTCATTCCGAACGCCGAATCCTTCGTCTCGGTGAAGGGGTTGACGGGACGGGGGGCCTTGCCGAGCCAGCGATGGAACGTGTGATTCGATGTCTGATCGACTGGCGCAGAGTCATTGAGGACTACCGTGTGAGCGGGATGACCGCGGTGGCGACGAGTGCCGTACGGGATGCGAACAACCGGTTTGAATTTTTGGAACGCATTCGACGCGAGGCCGGGTTTAGCGTAGAAATCCTTTCCGGAGAAGAAGAAGCGCACCGCACCATGCTCGGCATTCGGGCAGGGTTACCGGAAGGAAGGGACGACGTTCTGGCGATTGATATCGGCGGAGGCAGCACGGAATTCATCCGTGCCCGGAAAGACGGTTCTCTCCATGCCAGATCGGTCGATATCGGTGTCGTACGGCTCTGTGAGCGGATGCTTCGACATGATCCGCCGACAGATGAGGAGGTCCGGTCTGCTCGCCGCTGGATACGGGAGTCGGTTCTCAATGCTCTCAGCAATTTCCCAAGCCAGGGGTGCCGTGGATTCGTCGGTACCGCCGGAACCATTACTTCACTCGCCGCGATGGCTCAAGGTCTTTCCCGTTACGAGCCCGCACGAATCCATAACTATCGATTGACCCTCGACGCCATCGTCGGTTTGGAAACCAAATTACTGGCGCTCAGCAGCGCAAATCGCGCCGGGTTGCCCGGCCTAGAGAAAGGGCGGGAAGAGGTGATTGCGGCTGGTGCGATCATTATACGTACGATCATGGAAACATTGGGGGAGACTATTTGTCTCGTCAGCGACGCAGGTCTCAGAGAGGGTGTGATCATACATCTCGGCATGCAGCCGACGGGGATGGAGATGTAA
- a CDS encoding class I SAM-dependent methyltransferase, with amino-acid sequence MKPEVVAHEPKSLTGDVLNLLAWHIPDLVAYQHRDDEWWFAPLDDNLPLIRLNRHGLEMLRAMNGHTTLGHLLAKYGSKVCGPDGQPGQWHLERWALPNYSLCYFGENPPGGHRHAAKWDLLLQQIREGWSGKEGFEGEEHLEDFHVHDLKDSGEDDGHFDAIETTVSHLFREPTEALQGLTYGRLLMQKFRRLGWFTPKPKVIVEVGGGLGYVARELGKELLPFEKQGLKYYSVDITRPFLRLQIARARSGGWPCAGTQANGEWLPFKDHSIDLVVDNENMADMTPVKLTKQELLSGIGETPQHQEALDWIRRVRLPIGSDVPDDVIFNLGPFRFVSELWRVLKPGGRAFLTEFGIEEGWPAPVKLPGHTEYEVQYEHLRQAVRWLGFQEHYVSLPQFLTMKPDTKVLCTGAAYTIQRFCQALDKPFVVRAYTEGELCQALGDMLSKLQGTHYHDVADPAWFGLIDFKVLLLEKPGATPKAAFTENKGYRWYSQR; translated from the coding sequence ATGAAACCCGAGGTCGTCGCACACGAGCCGAAAAGCCTCACCGGAGATGTGCTGAATCTCCTGGCATGGCATATTCCGGACCTGGTGGCGTATCAGCACCGGGACGACGAATGGTGGTTCGCGCCGCTCGATGACAATCTTCCGCTGATCAGACTCAATCGCCATGGACTTGAAATGCTCAGGGCCATGAACGGACATACCACTCTCGGACATCTGCTGGCGAAATACGGAAGCAAAGTCTGCGGCCCTGACGGTCAACCGGGGCAATGGCATCTTGAACGATGGGCGCTTCCCAACTACTCGCTCTGCTACTTTGGAGAAAATCCTCCTGGGGGTCACCGTCATGCCGCAAAGTGGGACCTCCTCCTTCAGCAGATCCGTGAGGGGTGGTCCGGAAAGGAAGGGTTCGAGGGCGAAGAACATCTGGAGGACTTCCACGTACACGACCTCAAGGACAGCGGAGAAGACGACGGTCATTTCGATGCAATCGAAACGACGGTCTCCCACCTGTTCCGTGAACCGACCGAGGCCTTGCAGGGCTTGACCTACGGCCGGCTCCTCATGCAAAAATTTCGTCGTCTCGGTTGGTTTACTCCCAAGCCCAAGGTCATCGTCGAAGTGGGAGGCGGCTTGGGGTATGTTGCCCGTGAACTCGGCAAAGAACTGTTGCCGTTCGAAAAGCAGGGACTCAAATATTATTCGGTCGATATCACCAGACCGTTTCTCAGGCTGCAAATCGCGCGGGCCCGCTCTGGAGGCTGGCCTTGCGCCGGGACCCAGGCCAACGGAGAGTGGCTTCCGTTCAAAGACCATTCAATCGATCTGGTCGTGGACAACGAGAATATGGCCGATATGACCCCGGTCAAACTGACAAAACAGGAATTACTTTCTGGCATCGGCGAGACCCCCCAACATCAAGAAGCGCTCGATTGGATCAGGCGGGTCCGTCTGCCGATCGGGTCCGACGTACCGGACGATGTCATTTTCAACCTTGGACCGTTCCGCTTTGTTTCCGAACTGTGGAGGGTGCTCAAACCCGGAGGGCGGGCCTTCCTCACGGAATTCGGAATCGAAGAGGGATGGCCGGCACCGGTAAAATTGCCGGGACACACGGAATATGAAGTCCAGTATGAGCACTTGCGCCAGGCCGTACGTTGGCTGGGATTTCAGGAGCACTATGTCTCGCTTCCTCAGTTTCTTACGATGAAGCCGGATACCAAGGTGCTCTGCACCGGAGCGGCCTACACGATTCAACGGTTCTGTCAGGCCCTCGACAAACCCTTCGTCGTCCGAGCGTACACCGAGGGCGAACTGTGCCAGGCTCTGGGAGACATGTTGTCAAAATTGCAAGGAACCCACTACCATGACGTGGCTGATCCCGCCTGGTTTGGGTTGATCGATTTCAAGGTCCTTTTGCTGGAAAAGCCAGGCGCAACGCCGAAGGCCGCGTTCACGGAGAACAAGGGCTACCGCTGGTATTCGCAAAGATAG
- a CDS encoding S16 family serine protease gives MLRLLYEMPGIKAREQTSKSLVETDQVARLSPPTMRTRIARIIPIFFMLTLWLPRLSLAEQVLEIPVLAAIPFNQQGIFEVLLVRWDKKAEPSPVRLQWILAGVKFGDTHLGAMADAFSYAVNRTPPVRHSGTVSVQGIAYQPVGSDGPSAGAVMAVGFLALFNGDTIQRGIALTGTLETEGRIGRVGNLPDKIRAAKREGYRTVLVPRGQIYDPQWNLQSVGFELNIDVKEVDTIDDAYLLMTGRRP, from the coding sequence ATGTTGCGGCTCTTATACGAAATGCCGGGAATCAAGGCAAGGGAACAAACATCGAAATCGTTGGTAGAGACCGACCAAGTTGCTAGACTCTCTCCACCTACCATGCGCACGCGCATCGCACGAATCATCCCGATCTTCTTCATGTTGACGTTATGGCTGCCACGGCTAAGTCTTGCCGAACAGGTTCTGGAAATCCCTGTGCTCGCAGCCATTCCGTTCAATCAACAGGGTATATTTGAAGTGCTCCTCGTCCGATGGGACAAGAAGGCGGAGCCGTCTCCCGTCCGACTCCAATGGATTCTCGCCGGAGTGAAATTTGGGGACACGCACTTAGGCGCCATGGCTGATGCCTTTTCCTACGCGGTGAACCGGACGCCACCCGTCAGACACAGCGGTACCGTTTCCGTGCAGGGGATTGCCTACCAGCCGGTCGGCAGCGACGGTCCGAGTGCCGGCGCGGTGATGGCCGTCGGATTTCTCGCGCTCTTCAACGGAGACACGATTCAGAGAGGAATCGCACTGACCGGAACGCTTGAAACCGAGGGACGGATCGGGCGGGTCGGCAATCTACCCGATAAAATACGGGCAGCCAAACGAGAGGGATACCGCACGGTCTTGGTGCCCCGCGGGCAAATATACGACCCGCAATGGAATCTGCAGAGTGTGGGTTTCGAATTGAATATCGACGTCAAAGAGGTCGATACGATCGATGATGCGTATCTCTTGATGACGGGCCGCCGCCCTTAA
- a CDS encoding pentapeptide repeat-containing protein produces the protein MNRYILSALLVGLIGTVLQGAVWAGGCRIDDSRLQTASSFKLHLGDDCTERDRQARTVAAADILAAMAKGRAVDLSGVVVSGDLSLDSLPLAPLPADLEPVIGQREEARVIAGSWSIVKSVVRGTIRHRSPQGILVVKGPVTFSETRFEQLVDLSRVVFLEPVIWSAAVFLQESYFVQGKFLRDVFAEQTAFGPHTRFHRSHFHGPVSFQQSGFSGMAEFLEVEFDRDANFSRTYYKLGTGFSGSRFHGLADFSETRFDREAFFTFTRFGGDAFFNRATFRSTVDFDDAEFMGRDDFSKVLFEGEATFLRVKRPTTSPEVLGVGNPQVQYVITLSLLVFSAMLIAYLIRSR, from the coding sequence ATGAACCGATATATTCTGAGCGCGCTCTTGGTTGGACTGATCGGAACAGTGCTTCAAGGAGCCGTATGGGCGGGAGGGTGCCGGATCGACGATTCAAGGCTCCAGACCGCCTCGTCCTTCAAACTTCATCTCGGCGACGACTGCACTGAGCGGGACCGTCAGGCCAGAACCGTGGCTGCCGCCGATATTCTGGCCGCGATGGCGAAGGGAAGAGCCGTCGATTTGTCGGGAGTCGTCGTCAGCGGCGATCTGTCGCTCGATAGCCTGCCGCTGGCGCCGTTGCCGGCCGACCTCGAGCCTGTCATTGGGCAGCGAGAAGAGGCGCGGGTGATTGCCGGTTCGTGGTCGATCGTGAAATCAGTGGTCCGTGGGACGATTCGTCATCGCTCGCCTCAAGGGATTTTGGTCGTCAAAGGGCCCGTGACATTTTCGGAAACCCGTTTCGAGCAGCTTGTCGACTTGTCCCGCGTGGTGTTCCTGGAACCTGTGATCTGGTCGGCAGCGGTCTTTCTGCAGGAAAGCTATTTCGTGCAGGGAAAATTCCTGCGGGATGTGTTTGCGGAACAGACGGCGTTCGGTCCCCACACCAGGTTTCACCGCTCACATTTTCATGGACCGGTGAGCTTTCAACAATCGGGGTTCAGCGGGATGGCGGAGTTTCTGGAAGTTGAATTCGATCGGGACGCGAATTTCTCCCGCACATACTACAAACTCGGGACGGGATTTTCCGGCAGCCGGTTCCATGGTTTGGCCGATTTCTCCGAGACACGCTTTGACCGTGAGGCGTTCTTCACGTTCACTCGATTCGGCGGCGATGCGTTTTTCAATCGAGCGACCTTCCGGTCCACCGTCGATTTTGACGACGCGGAATTCATGGGTCGTGACGATTTTTCAAAAGTGCTGTTCGAAGGCGAGGCCACATTTCTGCGAGTGAAGCGCCCCACTACCAGTCCGGAAGTCCTGGGAGTCGGCAATCCTCAGGTGCAATATGTGATCACACTCTCCCTCTTGGTCTTCAGCGCCATGCTTATCGCCTACCTCATTCGTTCACGGTAA